A part of Geothrix oryzae genomic DNA contains:
- a CDS encoding class I SAM-dependent methyltransferase, whose amino-acid sequence MNPPEPRASLRLRAVAVLDRAATGLYDRICGVHPAVYPWHWQWMAVRDLHRDLRTSLSAVTGRVLDVGCGNKPYLTWFKSVPPSSIVGIDIEPGPGVDVVIGEGQPWPFPAASFDMVLCTQVLEHASDVDFVMAEIHRVLAPGGQVVITVPFIYYEHGAPRDFRRFSRHETTRLLPGSYDILRNDTQGGLGSTLSVLLLAWLRTMWDRRSPTRMLKIPLLPLWLIVTALLNGMAVAIDFLDRTASFYSNVILVARKRASDQ is encoded by the coding sequence ATGAATCCTCCTGAACCCAGGGCATCCCTCCGCCTGAGGGCCGTTGCGGTGCTGGACCGGGCCGCGACAGGCCTTTACGACCGAATCTGCGGCGTCCATCCCGCCGTCTACCCCTGGCATTGGCAATGGATGGCCGTGCGCGACCTTCACCGGGACCTTCGGACCAGTCTCTCCGCTGTGACTGGGCGGGTCTTGGATGTCGGTTGCGGGAACAAGCCCTACCTCACCTGGTTCAAGTCGGTTCCTCCCTCATCCATTGTGGGGATCGACATCGAGCCTGGGCCCGGCGTCGATGTGGTCATCGGGGAAGGTCAACCCTGGCCTTTTCCGGCGGCATCGTTCGACATGGTGCTGTGCACCCAGGTGCTGGAGCACGCCTCAGATGTGGATTTCGTCATGGCGGAAATCCACCGGGTCCTGGCCCCCGGCGGGCAAGTGGTGATCACGGTCCCCTTTATCTACTACGAGCATGGAGCACCCAGGGACTTCAGGCGCTTTTCCAGGCATGAAACGACGCGACTTCTTCCGGGGTCGTATGACATTCTCCGGAACGACACCCAGGGGGGATTGGGAAGCACGCTGAGCGTCCTCTTGTTGGCCTGGCTTCGGACCATGTGGGACCGAAGATCTCCGACCCGGATGTTGAAAATACCACTGCTTCCACTGTGGCTGATCGTGACCGCCTTGTTGAACGGGATGGCCGTGGCCATCGATTTCCTGGACCGGACTGCTTCCTTCTACAGCAATGTGATTCTGGTTGCTCGGAAACGAGCGTCCGATCAATGA
- a CDS encoding glycosyltransferase family 39 protein: MALLLFCAYMPVLGADLKWHWASSGLIALCGCLLATRLPRPWILPGLTVGFAGLGTVTLLALWHSGLSDGFTLAGLFPYSDAAGYFSDAQRILAGEPITAFSSRRPLYAAFLAGLLKITGNNLRWALWLQTLLVSCSIGCVTWGLLKRIRNTFSASVFGMLLWLFFRRFIGTTTTEHLGLLLGAFGFLAILEAVHDRSIRLFALGLFTTGLALNARAGAFFVLPSLLVWGGRYFAKQNHRVSWPLLGMGCTAIVLSFCVNYGVLILSGGRPGLAFSNASFTLYGLVHGGNWQLALAQHPELGAVEPQQQAISVFQLVLAQIGAHPFSLIKGALRAWVSFLPQAFSFVDSPHPFAPISLGSRLLALLALRGLFTWQQPHSTVPFSLLLAYLAGIILSVPFAPSWDSDYMRIYAATIPALCWLASAGAWLEPSHEPTYPSFNSATAFWGMLVANSGLLLLVSLPHMSGASTGIRRLSAIPGSTLRIGSSVKFPDSLNSIPNQERWRSWKWLIQEKRLPPIPLNQLLENAHPRISPEGARSFLKSIPRENATLLLATGNAWPDSAGHDTRIVVLQESGEWMSSGPDSRPLGSVKPSSLP; the protein is encoded by the coding sequence TTGGCCCTCCTCCTTTTTTGCGCCTACATGCCGGTGCTAGGGGCCGACCTCAAATGGCACTGGGCAAGTTCCGGCCTGATCGCCCTCTGCGGATGCCTCCTGGCTACGCGCCTGCCGCGCCCCTGGATCCTCCCTGGATTGACGGTGGGGTTCGCTGGTCTAGGCACCGTCACCCTTCTGGCCCTTTGGCATAGTGGCCTTTCCGATGGATTCACCCTGGCGGGCCTCTTCCCCTATTCCGATGCTGCCGGCTATTTCAGTGACGCCCAGCGGATCCTGGCCGGTGAACCAATCACGGCTTTCTCTTCCAGACGCCCTCTGTACGCAGCCTTCCTCGCGGGTCTATTGAAGATCACAGGAAACAACCTGCGCTGGGCACTGTGGCTTCAGACACTTCTCGTCTCTTGTTCCATAGGATGTGTCACTTGGGGCCTGCTGAAGAGGATCCGAAATACCTTCAGCGCCTCCGTATTCGGAATGCTCCTGTGGTTGTTCTTTCGCCGCTTCATCGGAACCACCACCACGGAACACCTCGGGCTGCTGTTGGGTGCGTTCGGATTCCTGGCCATCTTGGAGGCGGTTCACGACCGCTCGATCCGGTTGTTTGCCCTCGGGCTCTTCACGACAGGCCTCGCTTTGAATGCGCGAGCCGGGGCCTTTTTCGTCCTGCCGTCCCTCTTGGTCTGGGGAGGTCGATATTTCGCGAAGCAAAATCACCGGGTTTCTTGGCCGCTCCTCGGGATGGGATGTACCGCCATCGTCTTGTCCTTCTGTGTGAACTATGGCGTCCTGATTCTGTCCGGAGGTCGGCCGGGCTTGGCCTTTTCGAACGCCTCCTTCACGCTCTATGGGCTTGTTCATGGGGGGAATTGGCAACTGGCTCTGGCTCAACACCCGGAGTTGGGCGCGGTCGAACCCCAACAGCAAGCCATTTCCGTGTTTCAGCTGGTCTTGGCTCAGATCGGAGCCCACCCCTTTTCTCTGATCAAGGGGGCCTTAAGGGCGTGGGTGAGCTTTCTTCCGCAGGCCTTCAGCTTCGTGGACTCCCCCCATCCATTTGCACCCATTTCGCTCGGAAGCCGACTTCTCGCCTTGCTTGCCCTCCGGGGCTTGTTCACATGGCAGCAGCCCCATTCCACGGTTCCGTTCTCCCTTCTGTTGGCTTACCTCGCCGGAATCATCCTCTCCGTTCCCTTTGCTCCGTCCTGGGATTCCGACTACATGAGAATTTATGCGGCCACCATTCCTGCCCTCTGCTGGTTGGCTTCGGCAGGTGCATGGTTGGAACCCAGCCACGAGCCAACTTACCCCTCGTTCAATTCCGCCACGGCCTTCTGGGGAATGTTGGTGGCCAATTCAGGCCTTCTCCTCTTGGTCTCCTTGCCGCACATGTCTGGGGCATCCACGGGAATCAGACGGTTGTCCGCCATCCCGGGTTCCACCCTTCGCATCGGCTCGAGCGTGAAATTCCCCGATTCCTTGAACTCGATTCCAAACCAGGAAAGGTGGAGATCCTGGAAATGGCTGATTCAGGAGAAGCGACTCCCTCCCATTCCGCTCAATCAACTTCTTGAAAATGCCCATCCCAGGATCTCGCCCGAAGGCGCCCGCTCATTCCTGAAGTCGATTCCTCGGGAAAACGCCACGCTGCTTCTCGCCACCGGGAATGCATGGCCCGACTCGGCGGGCCATGACACCAGAATCGTCGTGCTTCAGGAATCCGGCGAGTGGATGTCGAGTGGTCCAGATTCTCGTCCACTCGGCTCCGTCAAGCCCTCCTCGCTGCCATGA
- a CDS encoding glycosyltransferase family 4 protein encodes MNTPLDARPSLVAQGTEESASATPRLVLFTHAITSGGAERVLTTLANAWAAKGWDVILVTLDDGQVPPFYPVDPLVCQVKLAVSRRSAAGQALAEAGADRGVLRWLMRSKLATLWNLSRRALRVRHGLMDLDPDLVISFIDQVNILTLVALAGSGIPVIVSERIDPAHHRIGWAWSALRVMTYPWADRLVVQGEGIQKQFHGRVRRRSRVIPNPVICAPVHAVPADTARTGRTLVAVGRLVPQKGFDMLLKAFARLTPEHPDWKLVIWGEGPERPVLEQLRTELGLEECSTLPGNHPRIYEALAESDLFVLSSRFEGFPNALCEAMATGLPVVSFDCPSGPAQIIRPGLDGFLIPLGDQEALVQALGRLMADASLRASMGARAREVVDRFSLGQILGLWEACIAEVWPPKR; translated from the coding sequence ATGAATACGCCATTGGATGCCCGACCGTCTTTGGTGGCCCAGGGAACGGAAGAAAGCGCCTCCGCTACCCCCAGGCTCGTCCTGTTCACCCATGCCATCACCAGCGGCGGGGCGGAACGGGTGCTGACCACCTTGGCCAACGCGTGGGCGGCCAAGGGCTGGGATGTCATCCTGGTGACCCTGGACGATGGTCAGGTCCCCCCCTTCTATCCCGTCGATCCCCTCGTCTGCCAGGTCAAGCTGGCCGTCTCCAGGCGGTCCGCCGCAGGCCAGGCTTTGGCGGAGGCGGGCGCGGACCGGGGTGTCCTCCGATGGTTGATGCGATCCAAGCTGGCCACCCTCTGGAACCTGTCCCGGCGGGCGCTGAGGGTCCGCCATGGACTGATGGACCTTGATCCCGATCTGGTGATCAGCTTCATCGACCAGGTCAATATCCTGACCCTCGTCGCACTGGCCGGAAGCGGAATCCCCGTGATCGTCTCCGAACGGATCGACCCTGCCCATCACCGAATTGGCTGGGCTTGGAGTGCCCTAAGGGTCATGACCTACCCATGGGCGGATCGGCTCGTGGTTCAGGGCGAGGGAATCCAGAAGCAATTTCACGGCCGCGTTCGCCGACGATCCCGTGTGATTCCGAACCCCGTCATCTGTGCACCCGTTCACGCCGTACCTGCGGACACGGCACGAACAGGTCGAACCTTGGTGGCGGTGGGACGGCTCGTCCCCCAGAAGGGGTTCGACATGCTGCTCAAGGCCTTCGCCCGTCTGACCCCTGAGCATCCGGATTGGAAGCTGGTGATCTGGGGAGAAGGCCCTGAGCGCCCTGTCCTTGAACAACTTCGGACGGAACTCGGTCTGGAGGAGTGCAGCACCCTCCCGGGCAATCACCCCCGGATCTATGAAGCCTTGGCCGAATCCGATCTGTTCGTGCTGTCCTCCCGCTTCGAAGGCTTCCCCAACGCCCTCTGCGAGGCCATGGCCACAGGCCTTCCGGTCGTGTCCTTTGATTGCCCCAGCGGTCCCGCTCAGATCATCCGGCCGGGCCTGGACGGCTTCTTGATCCCTTTGGGCGATCAGGAAGCTCTGGTGCAGGCCCTCGGTCGGCTCATGGCAGATGCTTCGTTACGGGCTTCCATGGGGGCGAGGGCCCGGGAGGTCGTCGATCGGTTCAGCCTGGGACAGATTCTCGGATTGTGGGAAGCCTGCATCGCCGAAGTTTGGCCGCCGAAACGGTGA
- the asnB gene encoding asparagine synthase (glutamine-hydrolyzing), which translates to MCGLTGYWDAKGRHASKASLDILAGMTGSLQHRGPDDEGHWQDPEAGVGLGFRRLSILDLSPEGHQPMQAHSGRHVMVFNGEIYNFQELRAELGDSWRGHSDSEVVLEAIERWGLETALARFNGMFAMALWDKNARVLSLARDPFGKKPLYYGWGDGVFLFGSELKALRRHPAFRPGLDREAMAAFLRFGYIPGPATIYRGIRKLPPGTFLRLGMPEPGQLPGPEVYWDSRAEAFRAREQGFGGSFQEATDELEALLLDATRRRCVADVPLGAFLSGGIDSSLVTALMQQGSHSPARTFTIGFEERDFDEAPYAKQVARHLGTEHTELYLASSEAREVIPLLPAVYDEPFADPSQIPTFLLSRMTRQHVTVALSGDGGDELFGGYDRYRVGQMLMGRFQRLPPALRRMAAWACGQIPGPGWDRTMGALLGPRWSSSRFQKLGRLMLPEGSQAVYRDMMSYWQAPERLLCLPSGLGAPVWRQDFLPADWEPVSRMMLTDTLTYLVDDILVKVDRASMANSLEVRNPLLDKRVFTFAWRLPLAFKLDGGQGKQVLKEILHRHVPRELVERKKMGFGVPLGSWLRGPLRPWAEALLRPDRLAEAGIAREGVDSAWQGFCQRGEPNQDRLWPLLVLLQWMESQGVSH; encoded by the coding sequence ATGTGTGGATTGACGGGGTACTGGGATGCGAAGGGCCGCCATGCCTCGAAGGCGTCGCTCGACATCCTTGCGGGCATGACCGGTTCCCTCCAGCACCGGGGGCCCGATGACGAGGGCCACTGGCAGGATCCCGAGGCCGGCGTCGGTCTAGGGTTCCGCAGGCTCTCCATCTTGGACCTCAGCCCCGAAGGCCACCAACCCATGCAGGCCCACTCCGGTCGGCATGTCATGGTCTTCAATGGCGAAATCTACAATTTCCAGGAGCTTCGTGCCGAACTTGGGGATTCCTGGCGAGGCCACTCAGACAGCGAGGTCGTCCTGGAGGCGATCGAGCGTTGGGGTTTGGAAACGGCGCTGGCCCGGTTCAATGGCATGTTCGCCATGGCGCTGTGGGACAAGAACGCTCGGGTGCTGAGCCTTGCCAGGGACCCCTTCGGCAAAAAACCCCTCTATTACGGGTGGGGGGATGGGGTCTTCCTTTTCGGCTCGGAACTGAAGGCCCTGCGAAGACACCCAGCCTTCCGCCCCGGCCTGGACCGCGAAGCCATGGCAGCTTTCCTGCGCTTCGGCTACATCCCCGGACCCGCCACCATCTACCGTGGAATTCGCAAGCTGCCACCGGGAACCTTCCTACGGTTGGGCATGCCCGAGCCTGGCCAACTGCCCGGACCGGAAGTGTACTGGGATTCGAGGGCAGAGGCTTTCCGGGCGCGGGAGCAGGGGTTCGGAGGGAGCTTCCAGGAAGCCACAGATGAGCTGGAAGCCCTTTTGCTCGACGCCACCCGGAGGCGCTGCGTGGCAGATGTCCCCCTGGGCGCCTTTCTGTCGGGGGGGATCGATTCCAGCCTGGTGACGGCCCTGATGCAGCAAGGAAGCCACTCCCCAGCACGCACCTTCACCATCGGTTTCGAGGAGCGCGACTTCGACGAGGCTCCTTACGCCAAGCAGGTCGCCCGCCACCTGGGAACCGAGCACACGGAGCTCTACCTCGCTTCCTCGGAAGCCCGGGAGGTGATTCCGCTGCTCCCGGCCGTGTACGACGAGCCCTTTGCGGATCCCTCCCAGATCCCGACCTTCCTGTTGTCCCGGATGACCCGTCAGCATGTGACCGTGGCGCTTTCGGGAGACGGAGGGGATGAACTCTTCGGGGGGTATGACCGGTACCGTGTGGGCCAGATGCTGATGGGCCGGTTTCAGCGGCTACCGCCAGCCCTTCGTCGCATGGCGGCCTGGGCCTGCGGTCAAATCCCGGGCCCCGGGTGGGACCGAACCATGGGCGCGCTCCTGGGGCCCAGGTGGTCCTCGTCCCGTTTCCAGAAACTGGGGCGGCTCATGCTCCCCGAGGGAAGCCAGGCCGTCTATCGGGACATGATGTCCTACTGGCAGGCACCCGAGCGGCTCCTATGCCTGCCATCGGGCCTGGGGGCACCCGTCTGGAGGCAGGATTTCCTTCCTGCAGATTGGGAGCCCGTCTCCCGGATGATGCTGACGGACACGCTCACCTACCTCGTGGACGATATCCTCGTGAAGGTGGACCGAGCCAGCATGGCCAACAGCCTGGAGGTGCGGAATCCCCTTCTGGACAAGCGGGTGTTCACCTTTGCGTGGAGGCTGCCCCTGGCATTCAAACTGGACGGGGGCCAGGGGAAGCAGGTTCTCAAGGAGATTCTGCATCGGCATGTGCCCCGGGAACTCGTGGAGCGCAAAAAGATGGGATTTGGCGTGCCGCTTGGAAGTTGGCTCAGAGGGCCGCTCAGGCCTTGGGCGGAGGCCCTGCTCCGTCCGGACCGTCTGGCGGAGGCCGGCATCGCCCGAGAAGGCGTAGATTCGGCCTGGCAGGGCTTCTGCCAGCGAGGGGAACCGAACCAGGATCGACTTTGGCCCCTCCTCGTGTTGCTTCAGTGGATGGAATCCCAGGGGGTAAGCCATTGA
- a CDS encoding glycosyltransferase yields MPLLPSLESETYRTARSAHWDGVAGRSRASLGRYYRHRLLSVYRELIPPGSRILEIGCGRGNLLAALSPSHGVGIDLSTRAIDLARADHPDLDFIVADVHELGLEGQVFDFIVLSDVVNDLWDVQAALARIRPLCGPQTRLVFNYFSHLWSGPLRVAQSLGLAQPTLPQNWLTRKDLNNLLELAGFEPLRGWEEVCVPVWIPLLSGFANRYLSKILPFSWLAMTNFLVARPLLPPETQEPSVTVVIAARNESGHIEELLSRIPDMGSATEILFVEGNSTDDTYEVIQRAIHAHPERSCRLLKQGGRGKGDAVRLGFSEAKGDILMILDADITVPPEDLPRFYEALASGKAEFVNGVRLVYPMEDRAMRFANLVGNKFFSWVFSWLLGQPIRDTLCGTKVLWMRDYRQIARNRSHFGDFDPFGDFDLLFGAARLNLKFMEVPVRYRMRRYGETNIQRWRHGWLLLKMVVFGARKIKFL; encoded by the coding sequence ATGCCTCTTCTTCCTTCTCTTGAATCCGAGACTTACCGGACGGCGCGAAGCGCTCACTGGGATGGCGTAGCAGGAAGGTCGCGAGCCAGTCTAGGCCGCTACTATCGCCATAGGCTCCTCTCCGTTTATCGGGAACTTATCCCTCCGGGCAGCCGCATCCTTGAAATCGGGTGTGGTCGCGGCAATCTGCTGGCCGCCCTGTCACCTTCCCACGGGGTCGGAATCGACCTGTCCACTCGGGCGATCGACCTGGCCCGAGCCGATCATCCGGACCTCGACTTCATCGTGGCCGATGTCCACGAACTTGGGCTCGAAGGGCAGGTTTTCGATTTCATCGTCTTGTCGGATGTCGTCAACGACCTCTGGGATGTGCAGGCGGCGCTCGCGCGAATCCGCCCCTTGTGCGGGCCCCAGACGCGTCTCGTGTTCAATTACTTCAGCCACTTGTGGAGTGGCCCTCTGCGAGTGGCCCAGTCTCTGGGCTTGGCCCAACCAACGCTTCCCCAGAATTGGCTGACCCGGAAGGACCTGAACAACCTTCTGGAACTGGCGGGGTTCGAGCCCCTGCGAGGATGGGAAGAGGTCTGCGTTCCCGTTTGGATTCCGCTTCTGTCCGGTTTTGCCAACCGCTATCTTTCGAAGATCCTCCCCTTCTCCTGGCTGGCCATGACCAACTTCCTGGTCGCCCGGCCGCTCTTGCCACCGGAGACGCAGGAGCCTTCGGTCACCGTGGTCATCGCCGCACGAAATGAATCCGGGCATATCGAGGAACTGCTTTCCCGGATTCCCGACATGGGTTCGGCCACTGAGATTCTTTTCGTGGAAGGAAACTCCACCGACGATACCTACGAGGTGATTCAGAGGGCGATTCACGCTCACCCGGAGCGCAGTTGCCGACTGCTGAAACAGGGAGGTCGCGGGAAGGGAGATGCCGTGCGCCTTGGCTTTTCAGAGGCTAAGGGCGACATCCTCATGATTCTCGATGCGGACATCACCGTACCACCGGAAGACCTCCCACGGTTCTACGAAGCCCTCGCCTCGGGCAAGGCCGAGTTCGTCAATGGCGTCCGGCTGGTCTATCCCATGGAGGACCGCGCCATGCGCTTCGCCAACCTGGTGGGCAACAAATTTTTCTCGTGGGTCTTCAGCTGGTTGCTGGGCCAACCCATCCGCGACACGCTGTGCGGAACCAAGGTGCTCTGGATGCGGGATTACCGTCAGATCGCCCGGAATCGATCCCATTTCGGCGACTTCGATCCCTTCGGCGACTTCGACCTGCTCTTCGGGGCGGCGAGGCTCAATTTGAAATTCATGGAGGTCCCCGTGCGTTATCGGATGCGCCGGTACGGCGAAACCAACATCCAGCGCTGGCGACACGGGTGGCTGCTGCTGAAGATGGTCGTTTTCGGTGCCCGGAAGATCAAGTTCCTATGA
- a CDS encoding methyltransferase domain-containing protein, with product MHESLEPPESLDYIQGLFSDYARYSGGALLCGKAAEVGPGDNCGVGLLLLEGGCQSVDLVDRFYAHRDPERQAEIYRRLAEHHPGVARILEGACLQDEGTFPGIHRHYGEAASAESFFHEGQDYDLILSRAVLEHVRDPLLALRRMTEALRPGGLLLHKVDLRDHGMFSDHHGELKWLETPGRVHRRMSRASGRPNRILLHRYRSALASLPLETDLLITRLAGVGDIDPHVPYEAIPSDLRHRALAVVASRKEHFASEFEDAPPADLSVTGFFLVGRKPPFGA from the coding sequence TTGCATGAATCCCTGGAGCCGCCGGAATCGCTCGACTACATCCAGGGGCTCTTCTCGGATTACGCGCGGTACTCCGGTGGAGCGCTCTTGTGCGGAAAGGCCGCAGAGGTGGGTCCCGGCGACAACTGCGGAGTCGGGCTTCTCCTCCTGGAGGGGGGTTGCCAATCCGTCGACCTGGTGGACCGCTTTTACGCGCACCGGGATCCGGAGCGACAGGCTGAAATCTACCGACGGCTGGCGGAGCATCATCCCGGGGTGGCCCGGATCCTGGAGGGGGCCTGCCTCCAGGACGAAGGTACCTTCCCCGGCATCCATCGGCACTACGGTGAAGCGGCCAGCGCCGAGTCCTTTTTTCATGAAGGCCAGGATTACGACCTGATCTTGTCCAGAGCGGTCCTCGAGCATGTCCGCGACCCTCTGCTTGCACTCAGGCGAATGACCGAGGCGCTTCGCCCCGGGGGACTTCTCCTCCACAAAGTGGATCTCCGGGACCACGGCATGTTTTCCGATCACCACGGCGAGTTGAAGTGGCTTGAAACCCCGGGCCGGGTCCACCGCCGGATGTCGCGGGCCAGCGGCCGCCCGAACCGGATCTTGCTTCATCGGTACCGGTCGGCCTTGGCCTCGTTGCCCTTGGAGACCGACCTATTGATCACCCGCCTGGCTGGCGTGGGAGACATCGACCCCCATGTGCCCTATGAGGCGATTCCAAGCGACCTTCGGCATCGCGCGCTGGCTGTCGTGGCTTCCCGCAAAGAGCACTTCGCTTCGGAATTCGAGGACGCTCCCCCTGCGGACCTGAGCGTGACTGGATTCTTCCTGGTGGGGCGGAAGCCCCCATTTGGAGCGTGA
- a CDS encoding class I SAM-dependent methyltransferase codes for MGVDDPRTTLLRRRLLQSKPFLRCLYLEWYSLLAARIQGLDPVLELGSGGGFLSEFRAGVIQSDLIRVPGLSLSADACRLPFKEGRLGAIVMTNVLHHIPDVAQFIAEAVRCLRPGGHVVMVEPWNTVWSQQIYRHLHNEPFDPGATWKFPFTGPLSSANNALPWILFRRDRARFEETFPKMSIDTIQPMMPFAYLLSGGVSRPIGAPGWSYRSCRTLERRLALERLGLFALIDLKRRS; via the coding sequence ATGGGTGTGGATGATCCCCGCACGACCCTCCTCCGGCGCCGCTTGCTGCAGAGCAAACCCTTCCTGCGATGCCTCTACCTCGAGTGGTACTCCCTCCTGGCCGCACGGATCCAAGGCCTCGACCCGGTGCTTGAATTGGGATCCGGAGGCGGCTTCCTATCGGAGTTCCGGGCCGGGGTCATCCAGAGTGATCTGATCAGAGTTCCGGGCCTCTCCCTCTCGGCGGATGCCTGCCGTCTCCCCTTCAAGGAAGGTCGATTGGGGGCCATTGTGATGACGAATGTCCTCCACCACATTCCGGATGTCGCCCAATTCATAGCTGAGGCCGTCCGCTGCCTCCGGCCAGGCGGCCATGTGGTCATGGTCGAGCCGTGGAACACAGTCTGGTCCCAGCAGATCTACCGTCACCTGCACAACGAGCCCTTCGACCCCGGGGCGACCTGGAAATTCCCTTTCACGGGCCCTCTCAGCAGCGCCAACAACGCCCTGCCCTGGATCCTGTTCCGTCGGGATCGGGCCAGGTTTGAAGAGACCTTCCCTAAAATGAGCATCGATACCATCCAGCCCATGATGCCCTTCGCCTATCTTCTTTCGGGCGGCGTTTCCAGGCCCATCGGCGCGCCTGGCTGGAGCTATCGGAGCTGCCGGACCCTAGAGCGACGCCTCGCCCTTGAGCGCTTGGGACTGTTCGCGCTCATCGATCTCAAGCGAAGGAGCTGA
- a CDS encoding class I SAM-dependent methyltransferase, producing the protein MPDRDVHQLEWDEGIIRRFWDFAATRESWQEDYFSYQSGTGIVAVLKALTPLDGRVLDYGCGPGYLVERLLAMGVACEGADLSEATVAAANQRLGDRPLWHGARVIDPAFSNEREGLLDLVICVETIEHLLRPSLPSTLQKLRRMLKPGSGRLFITTPHAEDLARAQVFCPECGSVFHRYQHLSQFTKASLTELMEREGFSTLACEATDFARFQEPLLRGPLEWSPRYVLKTLLRAGAASGDALHLPGRPKGGLAFARRVGSGPHLFWLGQRR; encoded by the coding sequence GTGCCGGATCGCGATGTTCACCAGCTGGAATGGGATGAAGGAATCATCCGCCGCTTCTGGGACTTCGCGGCCACGCGGGAGAGTTGGCAGGAAGACTACTTCAGCTACCAGTCCGGAACCGGCATCGTGGCCGTTCTCAAAGCTCTGACGCCCCTGGATGGACGCGTACTCGACTATGGTTGTGGTCCTGGTTACCTGGTGGAACGGCTGCTCGCCATGGGCGTGGCCTGCGAAGGTGCGGACCTGTCGGAGGCCACCGTGGCTGCGGCCAACCAGCGCCTCGGGGACCGCCCCCTCTGGCACGGAGCTCGCGTCATCGACCCCGCCTTCTCCAACGAGCGGGAGGGGCTCCTCGATCTCGTGATCTGTGTGGAGACCATTGAGCACCTGCTGCGCCCCAGCCTCCCATCCACCTTGCAGAAGCTGCGCCGGATGCTGAAGCCAGGAAGCGGGAGGCTGTTCATCACGACTCCCCACGCCGAAGATCTCGCCCGGGCCCAGGTGTTCTGCCCTGAATGCGGCAGCGTCTTCCACCGGTACCAGCATCTCTCGCAATTCACCAAGGCTTCGCTGACGGAGTTGATGGAACGAGAGGGATTCTCCACCTTGGCCTGCGAGGCGACGGATTTCGCCCGTTTCCAAGAGCCCCTCCTGAGGGGCCCCTTGGAATGGAGCCCTCGCTATGTCTTGAAGACGCTTCTTCGCGCTGGGGCCGCCTCGGGTGATGCCCTGCACCTGCCCGGGCGACCCAAGGGAGGCCTGGCCTTCGCCCGGAGGGTGGGTTCGGGACCCCATCTGTTCTGGCTGGGGCAACGGCGTTGA